Proteins encoded by one window of Geobacter sp. DSM 9736:
- the scpB gene encoding methylmalonyl-CoA decarboxylase — translation MSLIISQLQDHIGTIVLDDPHRRNVLSKALVDEVMHAMEWFQKSKTRVLVLRAHSGAKVWSAGHDVRELPLPGRDPLAYNDPLITVLRGVQNTPMPVIAMIEGSVWGGACDLALSCDILIGCPTTSFCMTPAKIGVPYNASGILHFMNIMGANIVKEMFFTAKPLSAERAERVGILNHLVPVDGLEEFTYEMARNISRHSPLSISVIKEQIRLLSSAYPLNPLTFERIQGLRRLVYDSTDYTEGIQAFLEKRSPVFTGV, via the coding sequence ATGTCGCTCATCATTTCCCAGCTCCAGGACCACATCGGCACCATAGTTCTGGACGACCCCCATCGGCGCAATGTACTGAGCAAAGCACTGGTCGACGAGGTAATGCATGCCATGGAATGGTTCCAGAAGAGCAAGACGCGGGTTCTCGTCCTGAGGGCCCATTCGGGAGCAAAGGTCTGGTCGGCGGGGCACGACGTGCGGGAATTGCCGCTGCCTGGCCGAGACCCGCTTGCTTACAACGATCCCCTAATTACAGTTCTGCGAGGGGTGCAGAATACTCCCATGCCGGTAATTGCAATGATCGAGGGGAGCGTATGGGGAGGAGCGTGCGATCTTGCCCTCAGCTGCGATATTCTCATCGGGTGCCCCACCACAAGTTTCTGCATGACTCCGGCGAAGATCGGGGTTCCGTACAACGCTTCGGGAATCCTCCACTTCATGAATATCATGGGGGCCAATATCGTGAAGGAAATGTTCTTCACTGCCAAGCCCCTTTCGGCGGAGCGTGCCGAGCGGGTGGGAATTCTGAACCATCTTGTCCCGGTAGATGGGCTTGAGGAGTTCACTTATGAAATGGCGCGTAACATTTCACGGCACAGTCCTCTGAGCATTTCGGTCATCAAGGAGCAGATCAGGCTCCTGTCGAGCGCCTATCCGCTCAATCCCCTTACCTTCGAGCGCATCCAGGGGCTCCGCCGCCTGGTCTACGACAGCACCGACTACACTGAAGGGATTCAGGCTTTCCTTGAGAAGCGGTCCCCCGTTTTCACCGGTGTTTAA
- a CDS encoding alpha/beta fold hydrolase, translating into MRASVNGITMEFEMGGSGTPVLLVHGFPLNRQMWQPQMKALIAAGYRVICPDLRGFGGSEASGGETGISQFADDLVGLLDHLQIERAVIGGMSMGGYVLLDLLERHPSRCSAACFIVTRSGADDDAGKARRLALAQEADKFGPQVVANAFAGILFAPGAEDRHPELTAEVYSWMVATSTSGLTGGLLAMRERKDYTPLVPMLRIPCLVIGAEQDRAIPPENSRQLASKIPDCTSCIIPEAGHLANLEQPDAFNACLLGFLDRLNGKFPGNRS; encoded by the coding sequence ATGCGTGCATCGGTAAATGGCATAACGATGGAATTTGAAATGGGGGGAAGCGGAACACCGGTACTTCTTGTGCACGGGTTCCCTCTCAACAGACAGATGTGGCAGCCACAGATGAAAGCCCTCATAGCCGCGGGCTACCGCGTCATCTGCCCAGACTTGCGCGGCTTCGGCGGCAGCGAAGCTTCCGGAGGGGAAACCGGCATTTCTCAGTTCGCCGATGACCTGGTCGGGCTCCTGGACCACCTGCAAATCGAACGGGCAGTGATCGGAGGCATGTCGATGGGGGGGTATGTATTGCTCGACCTGCTTGAACGTCATCCTTCACGGTGCAGCGCTGCCTGCTTCATAGTCACAAGAAGCGGCGCAGACGACGACGCAGGAAAAGCACGAAGGCTCGCTCTCGCCCAGGAAGCAGACAAGTTCGGCCCTCAGGTTGTGGCCAACGCCTTTGCGGGGATACTGTTTGCACCCGGGGCCGAGGATAGGCACCCGGAGCTGACCGCTGAAGTATACTCCTGGATGGTCGCCACCAGCACTTCGGGACTGACGGGTGGCCTCCTCGCCATGCGTGAACGGAAAGACTATACGCCCCTTGTCCCAATGCTCCGCATTCCCTGTCTGGTTATCGGGGCTGAACAGGACCGGGCCATTCCTCCGGAGAACTCACGTCAACTGGCTTCAAAGATTCCGGACTGTACCAGCTGCATCATTCCCGAGGCGGGGCACCTTGCAAACCTGGAGCAGCCGGATGCGTTCAATGCCTGCCTGCTGGGATTCCTCGACAGACTGAATGGAAAATTTCCCGGCAATAGAAGTTAA
- the secD gene encoding protein translocase subunit SecD: MNKTLAWRASLILLFALLSFLYLTPTLIPTLPQWWKGILPKEKINLGLDLQGGTHLVMEVDTEKAIEGALDLIATDLGDSLDAQRLRFLSVGRVGEGFVQVRLYDQQTANTVKQQIKKKYPEMDVVEHTDSEGFVNLQLSMDKKVLFERKDKAVAQALETIRNRIDQFGVTEPIIQREGSNHIVVQLPGVKDPKRAIELIGKTARLEFKLVNESIDPSATPGTAPEEDEILFEKKVDPRTGAVSEVPLVVKKRAMITGDLLTDAQVNFDSQFNQPYVAIEFNSTGARLFDQVTAANVGKRFAIVLDNTIYSAPVIRERISGGSAQISGAFTEKEAGDLAIVLRAGSLPAPVKIVQNVTVGPSIGQDSIHKGLIAGAVGVVLVVVFMVVYYKWAGVVANIGMVLNILYLMGMLAALGATLTLPGIAAIVLLVGMSVDSNVLIFERIREETRMGRTPQMSLDAGYDKAFLTVMDSHVTTLITAAVLFQFGTGPVKGFAVSLSLGIIINLFISLVATRVIFDSYLRSHDVKKLSI, from the coding sequence ATGAATAAGACTCTTGCATGGCGCGCAAGTCTAATATTGCTTTTCGCGCTCCTATCGTTTCTTTATCTAACGCCTACGCTTATTCCAACATTGCCTCAATGGTGGAAGGGCATCCTCCCCAAAGAAAAAATCAACCTTGGTCTCGATCTCCAGGGTGGCACCCACCTCGTAATGGAGGTGGATACGGAAAAAGCTATCGAAGGCGCTCTGGATCTTATAGCCACTGATCTCGGGGACTCGCTCGACGCTCAAAGACTTCGCTTTCTGAGCGTTGGCAGGGTCGGTGAAGGGTTTGTGCAAGTAAGGCTGTACGATCAGCAGACTGCCAACACCGTCAAGCAACAAATCAAGAAGAAATATCCGGAGATGGACGTTGTTGAACATACCGATTCAGAGGGTTTCGTAAATCTGCAACTGAGTATGGACAAAAAGGTGCTATTCGAACGTAAAGACAAGGCGGTAGCACAGGCGCTGGAAACCATTCGTAACCGGATTGACCAGTTCGGAGTTACGGAGCCGATCATCCAACGTGAAGGGAGCAATCATATTGTGGTTCAACTCCCCGGTGTTAAAGACCCTAAACGTGCCATTGAACTGATCGGTAAGACAGCTCGTCTTGAATTCAAGCTGGTAAACGAGAGCATTGATCCGAGCGCCACACCAGGGACAGCTCCTGAAGAGGACGAGATACTATTTGAGAAAAAAGTCGATCCTCGAACCGGTGCGGTGTCGGAGGTCCCTCTTGTTGTAAAAAAAAGAGCAATGATTACCGGAGACCTGCTGACCGATGCTCAGGTGAATTTCGATTCTCAATTTAACCAACCATATGTTGCCATTGAGTTCAATTCCACAGGCGCGAGACTTTTTGATCAGGTGACCGCCGCCAATGTAGGAAAGCGGTTCGCGATCGTGCTCGATAATACCATTTATTCAGCCCCTGTTATCAGGGAGAGGATTTCAGGAGGAAGTGCGCAAATCTCCGGAGCTTTTACTGAAAAAGAGGCAGGGGATCTGGCCATTGTATTGCGTGCCGGCTCTCTTCCCGCTCCGGTCAAGATCGTTCAGAACGTAACTGTTGGGCCTTCCATAGGTCAGGATTCGATTCACAAGGGACTGATTGCCGGTGCTGTTGGGGTGGTTTTGGTAGTGGTATTCATGGTGGTCTATTATAAATGGGCTGGAGTAGTTGCCAATATAGGCATGGTGTTGAACATCCTGTACCTGATGGGGATGCTTGCTGCCCTTGGAGCAACCCTGACTCTTCCCGGTATTGCAGCGATTGTTCTGCTGGTCGGGATGTCGGTAGATTCCAACGTTCTGATCTTTGAGAGGATCAGAGAGGAAACCAGGATGGGGCGAACACCACAAATGAGCCTTGATGCCGGGTATGACAAGGCTTTCCTGACAGTTATGGACTCACATGTAACGACCCTCATCACTGCTGCGGTGCTTTTTCAGTTTGGTACCGGTCCTGTCAAGGGCTTCGCAGTTTCCTTAAGCCTCGGGATCATAATCAACCTTTTTATATCGCTGGTGGCGACGAGAGTCATCTTTGACAGCTACCTTCGTAGTCATGATGTCAAGAAGCTCAGCATATAG
- a CDS encoding Smr/MutS family protein: protein MAKKKKKQEPQPAAFKAAQFSSLKGYKPAEEGPDPLQVKQERQVQPEQEKVDSARERDIFLRAMEGVRPFSGKMPFKEVSAVKPASAPSPITQEERNVFLDALANLQLDVRFREEEREESDDDTLRPLSASRTRQLKRGEIRIDYELDLHGMVRDEALQCLASFVAGAWTRRQQAVLVITGKGNNSPGEPVLQRAVAGWLRDKGRGMVAEFSPAPRQMGGSGAFVVFLRDKDKKLPVGVRNQTG from the coding sequence ATGGCGAAAAAGAAGAAAAAACAGGAGCCGCAACCGGCTGCTTTCAAGGCGGCTCAGTTCTCTTCACTGAAAGGGTATAAACCTGCCGAAGAAGGGCCAGACCCCCTTCAGGTGAAGCAGGAGCGGCAGGTCCAGCCTGAGCAGGAGAAAGTGGATTCGGCGAGGGAAAGGGACATTTTTCTGCGTGCTATGGAAGGCGTTCGCCCTTTTTCCGGGAAGATGCCCTTCAAGGAGGTATCCGCGGTTAAACCCGCCTCTGCGCCATCCCCCATCACTCAGGAGGAGCGGAACGTATTTCTGGATGCGCTGGCGAACCTTCAGCTTGACGTCCGGTTCCGTGAGGAAGAGAGGGAGGAAAGTGACGACGATACCCTGCGTCCGCTCTCAGCGAGCCGGACCAGGCAGCTCAAACGGGGAGAGATCAGGATTGACTATGAACTCGATCTCCACGGGATGGTGCGTGACGAGGCTCTGCAGTGCCTTGCCAGTTTCGTTGCCGGAGCATGGACCCGGCGGCAGCAGGCAGTGCTCGTGATAACAGGCAAGGGTAACAACTCGCCGGGAGAGCCGGTGCTGCAGCGCGCGGTGGCAGGATGGCTACGGGACAAAGGTCGGGGCATGGTCGCTGAATTCTCGCCTGCCCCCAGGCAGATGGGTGGCTCGGGGGCCTTTGTGGTATTTCTCCGGGACAAGGACAAGAAGCTGCCGGTGGGTGTCCGGAACCAGACCGGCTGA
- a CDS encoding OmpA family protein, with product MKRILLLVLAVTFSLPLGGCLVKESTYLKKVDETAALMKDLAALQEKHRELAADNSTLREQVEKLSGERADLLRDKEKLAVDNRELEKVLKAKSDTLSTTITQLRQKIADLENENARLAKEVLSLQKAKEEEVQKTSKTYEDLLDKMKNEIAQGQVTISELKGKLTVNMVDAILFDSGKAEVKPEGVAVLQKVVEILKTVRDKSIRIEGHTDNVQIVGALARRFSTNWELSAARAINVTRYLQDQGVDPANLAAVAYAEHRPVSDNASDAGRAKNRRIEIILVPRD from the coding sequence ATGAAGAGAATACTGTTGCTCGTGCTTGCGGTGACCTTTTCGCTGCCGCTCGGGGGGTGCCTCGTGAAGGAGAGCACCTACTTAAAAAAGGTGGACGAAACCGCTGCCCTGATGAAGGACCTGGCGGCACTCCAGGAAAAGCATCGTGAGCTGGCAGCGGATAACAGCACCCTCAGGGAGCAGGTGGAGAAGCTGTCAGGGGAGAGGGCTGACCTGCTTCGAGATAAAGAGAAGCTGGCCGTCGATAACAGGGAGCTGGAAAAGGTTCTGAAAGCGAAGTCTGACACGCTTTCCACTACCATCACCCAGCTTCGGCAGAAGATCGCCGATCTGGAGAACGAGAACGCACGCCTCGCGAAAGAAGTCCTTTCTCTCCAGAAAGCTAAGGAAGAGGAAGTGCAGAAGACTAGCAAAACCTATGAGGACCTGCTGGATAAAATGAAGAATGAGATAGCCCAAGGCCAGGTGACGATCTCTGAACTGAAAGGAAAGCTGACCGTCAATATGGTGGATGCCATTCTGTTCGATTCGGGAAAAGCGGAGGTAAAGCCGGAAGGGGTGGCGGTACTTCAGAAGGTGGTCGAGATTCTGAAGACGGTGCGTGATAAATCGATCAGGATCGAGGGGCATACCGACAACGTGCAGATAGTGGGGGCGCTGGCGCGGAGGTTTTCCACCAACTGGGAGCTTTCTGCTGCCCGTGCAATCAACGTAACGCGGTACCTGCAGGACCAGGGAGTCGATCCTGCCAATCTGGCGGCGGTTGCCTATGCCGAGCACAGGCCTGTGTCGGATAACGCTTCCGATGCAGGGAGGGCTAAAAACAGGCGGATAGAGATCATTCTGGTACCTCGGGACTAG
- a CDS encoding universal stress protein has translation MRILLAIDGSPSSDAAVDEVCRRPWPEGTEVLLLTVRSPLEIMTLHKSSPLPIDSKDIFEHPDLEDMKFLDIAATELEQRAPELRVKTMLLEGRPKDVILDEAELWGAELIVLGANGYGAIRRFMLGSVSFAVALNAPCSVEIVRRLPEHRINIDK, from the coding sequence ATGAGAATTCTTTTGGCAATTGATGGATCTCCATCTAGCGATGCCGCAGTTGATGAGGTTTGCCGACGGCCATGGCCCGAGGGGACAGAAGTTCTCCTTTTAACCGTGCGTTCACCTCTAGAGATTATGACATTACACAAATCTTCACCTCTTCCGATTGACAGCAAAGACATTTTCGAACATCCGGACTTGGAAGACATGAAATTCTTGGATATCGCCGCCACTGAACTTGAACAACGTGCGCCTGAATTGAGAGTTAAGACCATGCTTCTGGAAGGACGGCCAAAAGATGTCATCCTGGACGAAGCAGAGTTATGGGGTGCAGAACTAATCGTGCTTGGTGCGAACGGTTACGGTGCTATCAGAAGATTCATGCTCGGATCAGTTTCTTTTGCCGTCGCTCTCAATGCGCCCTGCTCAGTGGAGATAGTGCGCCGCCTGCCCGAGCACCGGATAAACATCGATAAATGA
- a CDS encoding YkgJ family cysteine cluster protein — protein MKHLENYRVLIAKIDDFCNRVTEDLAEHIACRPGCDGCCRHLTLFPVEAAALISALAKAPPELAEQITERARQATPDGDCPLLINGRCALYESRPVICRTHGLPLLIREDAASRLDHCPLNFKTLESIPGHLILDITPLNAMLVSVNALFTAERPATFPERERISISEALLIRQRG, from the coding sequence GTGAAGCATCTCGAAAACTACCGCGTCCTCATTGCTAAAATCGATGACTTCTGCAACCGCGTCACGGAAGACCTTGCTGAGCACATAGCCTGCCGCCCCGGCTGCGACGGGTGCTGCCGCCACCTTACCCTCTTCCCCGTGGAGGCGGCGGCTCTCATTTCGGCATTGGCCAAAGCACCACCTGAGCTCGCAGAACAGATCACAGAACGTGCCAGACAGGCAACTCCCGATGGAGATTGCCCTCTTCTCATCAATGGCAGGTGTGCCTTGTACGAGAGTCGCCCGGTGATCTGCCGCACACATGGACTGCCCCTCCTCATAAGAGAGGATGCAGCCTCTAGGCTTGACCACTGCCCACTCAACTTCAAGACGCTCGAATCCATTCCCGGCCATCTGATCCTCGATATCACGCCCCTCAATGCAATGCTTGTCTCGGTGAACGCTCTCTTCACGGCAGAGCGTCCCGCCACCTTCCCTGAACGGGAGCGCATCAGTATCTCGGAGGCGCTTCTGATCCGCCAGAGGGGGTAG
- a CDS encoding GSU3473 family protein, translated as MVRYMDDEYGIVEDYCLDYLIATGKIAEFARSDEWVTIGCDRVRGSGGVYDGPERRKPFSVVTGDSGEA; from the coding sequence ATGGTCCGTTATATGGATGATGAGTATGGGATAGTCGAAGATTACTGTCTAGACTATCTGATTGCAACCGGTAAAATTGCCGAGTTTGCCCGCTCTGATGAGTGGGTGACCATAGGATGCGACCGTGTCAGGGGCAGTGGCGGTGTCTACGACGGCCCTGAACGGCGAAAACCCTTCAGTGTAGTTACCGGTGATTCAGGCGAAGCATAA
- the secF gene encoding protein translocase subunit SecF yields the protein MQLIKKTNIDFIGKRKISFVISGIIAIVGIIGIIQIARNAANMGIDFSGGTAVQLSFSNPVSTEKARDILAQHNLKEAHLQEIKEGNKLLIKVGKANQSSGNVADTIKRIFATNFPDNSFVVESSTEVGPSIGDKLKKDTLVAVAISMLGIIIYIAWRFDFKFGIGATIATLHDVLAMIAVFYLMNKEIDLLFVTAVLTIAGYSLTDTVVVFDRIRENMNKSFAGSLPDLFNKSINEVLSRTVITSVTTFLAAFSLYLFGGEVINNFAFALVVGVVVATYSSIFIASPIVVEMEKTPVRHQE from the coding sequence ATGCAACTCATCAAAAAAACCAATATCGACTTCATCGGCAAACGAAAGATCTCCTTTGTCATCTCAGGAATAATCGCAATAGTTGGGATAATTGGCATTATTCAGATTGCCAGGAATGCTGCAAATATGGGTATAGACTTTTCCGGTGGAACCGCGGTACAGCTAAGTTTTTCGAATCCCGTCTCAACGGAAAAGGCCCGCGATATTCTGGCTCAACACAATCTCAAAGAGGCCCATTTGCAAGAAATAAAGGAAGGGAACAAACTTCTGATAAAAGTGGGAAAGGCCAATCAATCTTCAGGAAACGTCGCCGATACAATCAAACGAATATTTGCAACCAATTTCCCCGACAATAGTTTCGTCGTCGAGAGTTCTACCGAAGTTGGCCCCTCAATTGGGGACAAGTTGAAGAAAGATACGCTTGTAGCCGTGGCGATATCCATGTTGGGCATCATTATTTACATCGCATGGCGTTTCGATTTCAAGTTCGGTATCGGAGCCACTATCGCTACTCTTCATGATGTCCTGGCCATGATTGCCGTCTTCTATTTAATGAACAAGGAGATCGACCTCCTGTTCGTCACTGCCGTCCTGACCATTGCCGGCTATTCCCTTACAGATACAGTCGTGGTTTTCGACAGGATCAGGGAAAACATGAACAAGAGCTTTGCCGGGTCGCTTCCGGATTTGTTCAATAAGAGCATCAATGAAGTCCTCTCAAGAACCGTAATAACCTCTGTGACCACCTTTCTGGCTGCGTTTTCTTTGTACCTGTTCGGAGGAGAGGTGATTAACAATTTTGCCTTTGCCTTGGTGGTTGGCGTTGTAGTGGCGACTTATTCTTCGATCTTCATTGCAAGTCCAATTGTTGTGGAAATGGAAAAAACGCCAGTACGGCATCAAGAATAA
- the fusA gene encoding elongation factor G, with amino-acid sequence MSGASPEQIRNIGIISHIDAGKTTVSERILFYSGETHKIGEVDEGLAVMDWMPQEQERGITITATSTTCRWRAWQINLIDTPGHIDFTIEVERSMRVLDGAVAIFSAVEGVQPQSESVWRQAERYRVPRICFINKMDRVGADYSGVLAQMKEQLDAKPLLMQLPIGTEGNFTGVVDLIAQEALYFPENERGKEVERRPVPSEMIDEVCRQREKLMESLAEQDDAVCSLFLAGDAIPAEAVHQAIRRGTLECSIFPVFLGAALRNKGIQPVLDAVGLFLPSPLDIPPVAAQEPETGAEAAVGCGTSGHFCALAFKVLSDEGRKLTYLRIYQGTLRVNDTLLNASRGCLEKVSRIFRMHAHKRERLDEIGCGEIAAALGLKETLTGDTLCHPDQPLILPGISAPEPVVSLAVEPVGAEDREALPAALEKLRWEDPTFRVREDEETGQTILTGMGELHLEIVVDRLARDFGVKVKTGSPRVVYRETITKAIDHREVFRREAEGKIQGGEVLLRLTPLPRGSGPAIVLSPLEHTTLPAELRAALDDSLRQSCSGGPATGYPLTDVEITVLEAPLTPGVTTEHGIRAAAQRGLMMAVRSGAPTLLEPVISLELLTPAEFAGRVLGSLQQKGGRVENVVTGDSVHTIRALVPLSGMFGYMTELRSATKGRGTFSMEFSHFDQASPEVLRRFGLG; translated from the coding sequence ATGTCCGGAGCATCTCCCGAACAGATTCGCAACATCGGCATCATTTCCCATATCGACGCCGGCAAGACCACCGTTTCCGAGCGTATCCTCTTCTACAGCGGGGAAACGCACAAAATCGGCGAAGTGGACGAGGGGCTGGCGGTAATGGACTGGATGCCCCAGGAGCAGGAACGGGGCATCACCATCACGGCCACAAGCACCACCTGCCGATGGCGGGCATGGCAGATCAACCTCATAGACACACCCGGCCACATCGACTTCACCATCGAAGTCGAGCGGAGCATGCGGGTTCTGGACGGTGCTGTCGCCATCTTCAGTGCAGTTGAAGGTGTCCAGCCCCAAAGCGAATCGGTCTGGCGGCAAGCCGAGCGATACCGGGTGCCGCGTATCTGCTTCATAAACAAGATGGACCGGGTCGGCGCGGATTATTCTGGTGTGCTCGCTCAGATGAAGGAGCAGCTCGATGCGAAGCCTCTACTCATGCAGCTTCCGATAGGCACCGAGGGGAACTTCACGGGGGTTGTCGATCTGATTGCCCAGGAAGCCCTCTATTTTCCTGAAAATGAAAGAGGAAAAGAGGTAGAGCGGCGGCCGGTGCCCTCCGAGATGATAGACGAGGTCTGCCGTCAACGGGAGAAGCTTATGGAATCGCTGGCGGAGCAGGATGATGCTGTTTGCTCCCTGTTTCTCGCCGGAGACGCGATCCCCGCCGAAGCGGTTCATCAGGCAATACGCCGAGGGACCCTCGAATGCTCCATCTTTCCGGTATTCCTCGGTGCGGCTCTGCGCAACAAAGGGATTCAGCCCGTGCTCGACGCCGTAGGCCTTTTTCTCCCCTCGCCTCTCGACATACCGCCGGTAGCCGCACAAGAACCGGAGACAGGAGCGGAAGCGGCTGTAGGCTGCGGCACCTCCGGCCATTTCTGCGCCCTCGCCTTCAAGGTTCTCTCCGACGAAGGAAGAAAGCTCACCTACCTGCGCATCTACCAGGGGACGCTCCGCGTCAACGACACTCTCCTCAACGCATCCCGCGGTTGCCTGGAAAAAGTATCCCGGATCTTTCGCATGCACGCCCACAAGCGCGAACGCCTCGACGAAATCGGATGCGGCGAAATCGCTGCCGCTCTGGGCCTGAAGGAGACCCTCACCGGGGACACCCTCTGCCATCCCGATCAGCCTCTAATCCTGCCGGGAATCTCCGCCCCGGAACCTGTGGTCTCCCTCGCTGTGGAGCCGGTCGGGGCAGAGGACAGGGAGGCCCTTCCCGCTGCGCTCGAAAAGCTGCGCTGGGAGGATCCGACGTTTCGGGTCCGGGAGGACGAAGAGACCGGCCAGACAATACTTACGGGGATGGGGGAGTTGCACCTGGAAATAGTTGTGGACAGACTGGCCCGTGACTTCGGGGTAAAGGTGAAAACCGGATCGCCACGGGTGGTATACCGCGAAACGATCACGAAGGCCATCGACCACCGGGAAGTCTTCAGGCGCGAAGCGGAAGGAAAGATACAGGGAGGAGAGGTGCTTCTTCGGCTTACCCCCCTACCCCGCGGGTCGGGGCCGGCCATAGTTCTCTCTCCCTTGGAACACACCACGCTCCCCGCCGAACTGCGTGCAGCTCTAGACGACAGCCTGCGCCAGTCCTGCTCCGGCGGGCCTGCTACCGGCTATCCCCTCACAGATGTCGAAATTACGGTGCTGGAGGCGCCCCTCACTCCCGGAGTTACCACCGAACACGGAATTCGCGCTGCTGCACAGCGGGGCCTAATGATGGCGGTCCGCAGTGGAGCCCCGACCCTCCTAGAACCGGTCATTTCGCTGGAACTGCTGACGCCGGCCGAATTCGCAGGCAGAGTCCTTGGGTCGCTTCAGCAGAAGGGGGGACGGGTGGAAAATGTTGTCACCGGAGACTCGGTGCATACCATCCGAGCATTGGTCCCTCTTTCCGGCATGTTCGGCTACATGACCGAACTGCGCAGCGCCACCAAGGGACGAGGCACCTTCAGCATGGAATTCTCTCATTTCGATCAGGCATCCCCGGAAGTATTGCGGCGTTTCGGTCTTGGTTGA